Proteins found in one Scardovia inopinata JCM 12537 genomic segment:
- the recO gene encoding DNA repair protein RecO, producing MPTYRDQGVVLRTIKLGEADRIITILTAHHGKIRAVAHGVRRAKSRFGSRLEPFMWDDLLIAQGRHDLDTISQAVVISPYASLIVGTYEAYLSASVIVETVDKMITDLRQTGISQRQQYTLVIGALAALAEGKHSPQMIENSYVLRALSLAGWTPRLDSCVVCGRRDQVEYFSTEAGGAMCLTHRLPRSHKASGQTFSQLGLLLAGDWESLDQQDLSPQVREIVEEWSQYYLEKPIHSLRLIHS from the coding sequence ATGCCTACATATCGCGATCAGGGCGTGGTTCTGCGAACCATAAAATTAGGGGAAGCAGACAGAATAATTACTATTTTGACTGCACATCACGGCAAAATCAGGGCAGTCGCTCATGGGGTGCGCCGGGCAAAATCCCGTTTCGGCTCCCGTCTGGAACCTTTTATGTGGGATGATTTGCTGATTGCCCAAGGACGTCATGATCTGGATACAATCTCTCAGGCTGTGGTCATCAGCCCTTATGCTTCCCTCATTGTGGGGACCTATGAAGCCTACTTGTCAGCCAGCGTGATTGTGGAAACTGTAGATAAAATGATTACAGATCTGAGGCAAACTGGCATTTCTCAGCGACAGCAGTACACCTTGGTAATAGGAGCTTTGGCAGCCTTGGCCGAGGGGAAGCATAGTCCTCAGATGATTGAAAATTCGTATGTTTTGCGGGCTCTGAGTTTAGCAGGATGGACTCCCCGTTTGGATTCCTGTGTGGTCTGCGGCCGGAGAGATCAGGTTGAGTATTTTTCTACTGAAGCAGGAGGAGCCATGTGTTTAACTCATCGTCTGCCCCGCTCCCATAAGGCATCCGGTCAGACTTTTTCTCAGCTGGGCTTGCTGCTTGCGGGGGACTGGGAGAGTCTGGACCAGCAGGATTTGTCCCCACAGGTGCGGGAAATAGTAGAGGAATGGTCACAATATTATTTGGAAAAGCCTATCCATTCTCTTCGTTTGATACATTCATAA
- a CDS encoding alpha/beta hydrolase family protein, with protein MHSKQKTKAQDQRRFPAWLTRSLTNRADGSWTRTKHIFVMLPMFILLMGIFASVSYFTAIPWEYAPTNQTIYTTTNSTEVAFRQEKEKTGGMSLPHRGSYKILSFTHYETVTSTQGGRQKLRMTVRVPADSSGQAMADPQKSVYSKGFPAMTFLHGAGTGYYTDFADVAEDLTSAGFVTATVDKPIWNTADFNRDYPASAKAYEQVLTYLASLSYVDQSRIGTYATSEGAWIEQIVERESKLVSFQILLSPMVYSPRQALGFFVTEDLSIIRANPGYASMVQRVLSFDSSIVHLPNMDFQFENNAKGQMYKVPTFVAYGSKDVMTAQVSGVSRIMELAHKNGNWNVTVRGYPIGNHVLRLGNEAMPGTLLADHYEDDVTNWAVGTSLGLKQTTSRIAGAQIYQSISIPDYVHGHKGRTILTLIVAGIMLLLLITFIILCISSLVIKIGHLIQGRKEPVFGLTRRLRRVIMANSILSFFCLILFLAGIAQCTISIVNLVWGAAPEYSNLTYWSWPVSQIMAIMVIISMSSVFSGLIEIADRKTGQLMKRSPVNTVVADRKFGIVFFWVAAATMFFIMLFLALLGLFLY; from the coding sequence GTGCATAGCAAACAGAAGACAAAGGCTCAGGATCAGCGGCGCTTTCCGGCCTGGCTTACCCGTAGCCTGACAAACAGGGCAGATGGATCCTGGACTCGGACTAAACATATCTTTGTTATGCTCCCTATGTTTATTCTTCTCATGGGGATTTTTGCATCCGTTTCTTACTTTACTGCCATTCCCTGGGAATATGCTCCCACTAATCAGACTATCTATACAACAACGAACAGTACTGAGGTCGCTTTTCGCCAGGAAAAAGAAAAGACCGGAGGGATGAGCCTTCCTCACAGGGGATCGTATAAAATTCTCTCCTTTACTCATTATGAGACAGTGACCTCCACCCAGGGGGGCAGGCAGAAGCTGAGGATGACAGTCAGAGTCCCGGCTGATTCCAGCGGCCAGGCTATGGCGGATCCGCAAAAATCGGTCTATTCCAAGGGATTCCCCGCCATGACATTTCTACATGGAGCCGGAACTGGGTATTATACAGATTTTGCTGATGTGGCCGAAGATCTGACTTCGGCTGGCTTTGTGACCGCAACCGTAGATAAACCTATATGGAATACGGCTGATTTCAACCGGGATTATCCGGCTTCTGCTAAGGCGTATGAACAGGTCTTGACATATCTGGCCTCGCTCAGCTATGTTGATCAGTCCAGAATCGGTACTTATGCTACTTCAGAGGGGGCCTGGATTGAGCAAATTGTTGAGAGGGAAAGCAAGTTGGTCTCCTTTCAGATTCTGCTCAGTCCTATGGTATATAGTCCCCGTCAGGCATTGGGATTCTTTGTGACCGAGGACCTGTCCATTATCAGGGCCAATCCGGGGTATGCCTCTATGGTTCAGCGTGTGCTCAGCTTTGACTCATCTATTGTGCATTTGCCTAATATGGATTTCCAATTTGAAAATAATGCCAAAGGACAAATGTATAAAGTTCCAACCTTTGTTGCTTATGGCAGCAAAGATGTGATGACTGCTCAGGTCAGTGGGGTCAGCAGGATTATGGAGCTGGCTCATAAAAACGGGAACTGGAATGTGACTGTTCGGGGGTATCCCATTGGCAATCATGTGTTACGGTTAGGCAATGAGGCTATGCCCGGCACTCTTTTGGCTGATCACTATGAGGATGATGTAACCAACTGGGCAGTAGGGACCAGCCTGGGGCTTAAACAGACTACATCCCGCATTGCAGGAGCCCAGATTTATCAATCTATTTCGATTCCAGATTACGTTCATGGCCACAAGGGAAGAACTATTCTCACTTTGATTGTTGCCGGGATTATGCTTCTGCTCCTGATCACTTTTATTATTTTATGCATCAGCAGTTTGGTTATAAAGATCGGTCATCTCATCCAGGGCAGGAAGGAACCGGTATTTGGTCTGACTCGGCGTTTAAGACGGGTTATCATGGCCAACAGCATCCTCTCCTTCTTCTGTCTGATTCTCTTCCTGGCAGGCATTGCCCAGTGCACCATCAGCATTGTCAACCTGGTCTGGGGCGCAGCCCCGGAATATTCTAATCTGACTTACTGGTCCTGGCCGGTAAGCCAAATCATGGCTATTATGGTGATTATCTCCATGAGCTCGGTATTCTCAGGCCTGATCGAAATTGCCGATCGTAAAACTGGTCAGCTCATGAAGCGAAGTCCGGTCAATACAGTGGTGGCAGACCGAAAATTTGGCATTGTTTTCTTCTGGGTTGCAGCAGCCACTATGTTTTTTATCATGCTTTTTCTGGCTCTGTTGGGGCTTTTCCTCTATTGA
- a CDS encoding isoprenyl transferase, with the protein MSFEAVDYTSLSVPDAPFSHPDRIPHFPQGKVPQHVGVIMDGNGRWAQHRGLARTEGHKAAEPVVFDTIAGAIEAGVRYLSLYTFSTENWKRSPSEVRFLMGFSRDIIHRRVDQMNEWGVRVRWSGRRPRLWKSVIDELEVAMEKTKHNTVMDVVFCINYGGRAELADAAAQIAREVAEGKIKGDRVTEKMVAEHLYNPDIPDCDLVIRTSGEQRTSNFLPWEAAYAELDFVPELWPDCGRQVLWRSIDRYCHRDRRFGGVKV; encoded by the coding sequence ATGAGTTTTGAAGCTGTTGATTATACTTCTCTGTCGGTTCCGGACGCACCTTTTTCGCATCCTGACCGCATTCCGCACTTTCCTCAGGGGAAAGTCCCCCAGCATGTTGGTGTGATAATGGATGGCAATGGACGCTGGGCTCAACACAGAGGTCTGGCTCGCACTGAAGGGCATAAAGCAGCTGAGCCAGTAGTGTTCGATACGATTGCCGGAGCGATTGAAGCAGGGGTTCGCTACTTGAGTCTTTATACATTCTCTACGGAAAACTGGAAGAGGTCCCCCTCTGAAGTTCGTTTTTTGATGGGTTTTTCCCGTGATATTATTCATCGTCGTGTTGATCAGATGAACGAATGGGGAGTCAGGGTTCGATGGTCTGGCCGCCGGCCACGTCTGTGGAAATCTGTTATTGATGAGCTTGAAGTGGCTATGGAGAAAACCAAGCACAACACGGTGATGGATGTAGTTTTTTGCATAAATTATGGTGGCCGTGCAGAGTTGGCGGATGCAGCTGCACAGATTGCCAGGGAGGTTGCTGAGGGAAAGATCAAAGGCGACCGGGTGACAGAGAAAATGGTTGCTGAGCATTTATACAATCCCGATATTCCGGACTGCGACCTGGTGATTCGTACTTCCGGAGAGCAACGAACCAGCAATTTCCTGCCCTGGGAAGCCGCTTATGCTGAGCTTGATTTTGTTCCAGAATTGTGGCCGGATTGTGGCCGCCAGGTGCTCTGGCGCTCCATTGATCGCTACTGCCACCGAGATAGGCGCTTTGGCGGAGTCAAGGTCTGA